TCTCCTTTTACCTCTCTAATTGGAGATTCTCAGTTGTTGTTGATAACTGCACATCCTCAGTGTAAACTACAGTTTGTGGTGTTCCCCAAGGTTCTGTCCTGGGTCCCTCTCTGTTTGCCTTGCATATGTTTTCCCTGTGGCAGTTATTTATTCTAAAGGTACCCTCTTATGCAGGTGATAGTCACTTACTCTTCTTCATGTTCTTTTCATAGTTTATCATCTCTTATGTTCAGTTTTCTAAGTTTAATGATTGTTGAaatgttagttttttttgtttttttttccagtatgaAAGACAATGAACTTCTCtctttatataaataaaagttgaagGAATTAATTGTGACTGGTTGGGGCACATTTTATGAACACACAGTGTTTTGGATGAAAAGTATTAATTTTGTAAGGATTATATGTTTGTGGTCTGATATTGTTGCTGGATGTAGCTACCATTGAGGACAATGAGGTCATTACCTCGATGTGAATTTGGGGGTTTTCGTAACCTTTAGGgagtttacatttttgtctttctttgcaTTCTCTGTGgatatttcatttcagattcAGTATTTAGCCACTAAAAGTGAGGAGATTAGTCATCATTTGGGGAAATAAAAATCATGGACAGTATATTTAATAAGtttactgaaaataaacataaatgccaaaaatctaACATCAGTATTTCTAACATCCTGGCTACAGCCCTGGGGATGTGGACAAGTAGACAGGTGCATTCAGTGTTCTCTCATTTAACTCACAAACAGTCCAGTAAGAAACATGAACAGTATCACTTAACAGTAATAAAGCCAAAAGCTCAACAAATAAACTGTGTCACAGTGTTACAATAACCAAAATCCCAGATGCTTTCTCCTTACATCAATATACCTTTTTGTTATAAAGGTAAAGAGTGTTAAGCAAAAGTTGTCCAAGTGTTTGTAGCATATTAAATCTCCTGTGACAgtgttggttgtgtgtgtgtgttcgttttTGTTTGGCGACTTCTCCCAACTCTCCCACCAACAAAAGCTTTCTCCGTGGAGCTGAGACACAACTATTAGATCTCAAAGTCCACATCACTACCGCGAAGGGGCACACCACtggtcagaaaaacacacacgctcaaacacacacaacgtTGGCCTCACCCTCCTACTAACAGACACCATGAACCCTTCatgttgtgattggctgatttgGGTGCTGACACCGGCCTGTGCAGGGTTTGTGACCAGCTCAGAGAGGTGTGGACTGCAGGAAGACAAAGGGCACTCGGGGACAAGGAAAAGATATCCACTTGCTGCAGGGGCTACTGTGCTGTGTTCTGCTGTGTATCACCTTACCTTACATAATTGGGTCCATACGAGCACCAAATGGCGCTGGCTGTGGCGCCCAACAGACAAGCAGGGCAGGGTTTaccagagggagagacggaggaTGTTACCTGTCACCTGTACTGTCCTCCCTCCtcgtttttttctgtctctgtggagAGAAACGGACAAATTGACTCATCTGGGTGCGAGGGGCTTCTGtcttcacttcctcctttttctctatAACACAATGGTAATTGGTAGGAGTGGGCGTGTGTGCATCTGGTGCAATAAACCAAGCCTCCACCATCCAaccccactcctcctcttcatctacCCAGCCCCCACCCTGTTGAAAGCTCATTAAAAGACCTGCTGTTAATGAGCTAGAGGGATCATAGAACTTCATCTTCAttagggggtgggggttgggggggtggggggggtggttaAGGCCAGAGATGCTGGtgctgaggtttttatgcccTTAAAATGGAGTCAGCAATTATCCCAACCCCTTGACACTCCCCACCCACCTTACTCTGCCTCCTAACATGCCCACAAACAATAACCAAACTGCTGCCCCCCCATCAATTTTGTATCCTGAGAAATCCTTGTCATCTGTGTCCCATCACAGCTCGCTGCACCCATCCCACAACCTGCTGGATGACTGACACCAACTAAAATAtatctgcatacacacacacccacacacacatatactggaATTACATTACCATGTTTCTAGACAAAGCCAGTAACATCCCAAGGATGTAAACAAGGAGTGAGGGTCCCTAATCCAAACActcaaattaaaaattaataacTCAGCGCTGACTGTGGTCCTCAGAGGAACGACCCACACTGACTGAGACAACATCCTGGTGAGAAAAGACACTTAAAAATAGTTTCAAAAGCTTTGTTGTGGGTCCcagaataagaaagaaaaaaaaagcaaacactaGCAGAAAAAGACCCGAGTGggagaccaaaaaaaaaccaccctACAATGCAAAATATTTCACCTCAATTCTTTAATGAGGCTCCTCATGACATGGTACAAAATGGTGTCAAGTTTACAAAGACAGCAGAGTGGTATAGCTTCACAACAGCCAGTGTTCAGCGTAAAGGAAACGATGCTAGGAAAAGTGGAGGGTGTGTAACAGTGACAGGCAGATAATattatcaataataacaataataagtaTAGCAACAGCAAGTGTGTCAATCTATGTACAAAATATTATCCCTGAACAGTTACACTGCACGCGTTCGTAATCATTCATCACACCACTCACATAAGAATTTGTTTTCCCTGACATGAATGCAAGTAGAAATCAGACACGGCAACACAAAGCCATCACAGTAGTTTTGAAAAAGGTGGTAAGACTCTACTTGAAGACTCTGTCCTGTTATATTTGTAAATGAACAGATCTCCTCAGGCTGAACTTGTGTTTAAATCCTCATCACTGACACACAATGACCCGTCAGAAGCTCGACACGGCGATAACGACCAGGCGAGTCATGCTTTGGACACAAGATCACAGGACAGAGTTTTCAAGTAGAgggcttttttttgtcttatgtacacacaaaaacattcacacaactCACTCACCCAAGTGCTCGCACAAAACTCCACCAATCAACTCTCTACTACTGCACCTTTCAACCCTGTAGTTCAGCAGTGAAAGACTTTTTCAGTTACACAATCACCAACATGCAGCATTCATAAATTAGGAATAACTCAAACAcaggcaacaacaaaaaacaaaaacaaaaaaagaggctGCAAAACATGCACAAGCTTCAAGCAGTCCGGCACTTTACAGATGTAAACAACGAAAGAGAGGAATTACCGTCACAATACTAAATACACttagagaaaaataatacacaCCCGTTTCACATGTAGGTAaaattgcatgtttttttatgcataGAAACTAAccatcgaaaaaaaaaaaacatcagtagATGAGACTTTAAAGTCTCCTTGTTCACATTTataaaattagaaaacaaataagtgaAAATCATCCGTACATACTGTCACAAAGAGCACAACCTTGCTAGGCCCCGAGAGCCCTGTAAACATTATGTTAGATGACAAGTGTTGTGACAACCAAGCGCCTTTAAAAAGAAGAGTCTGAGAAACTGCAGGCAGACAGTGTTTGGATTCATTTCACCCCTGCGTCTGTTCAACACATCTTTAGTCTTTAAAAAGTCTTCCCAAAGAAAACAGCTAGGTAGCACAGTATcacctctctccatctgctgatgCTGGAAAATATATTAACATTGTTCTATTGCTAGgctttttttattcaatataaTCCGTTCTCTGTATTATCTGACAGTTAATATCCGTCTCCACCTGTCCAGTGGGTCACCAGAGAGATAAATCACTCGTCTTTTGCATCCTGCACTGCAACATGGTGATCAGTTTCCTGTGTCGGTGTGGACTGTGGCAGTGCACTTCCTGTTCAAGAGCTCTGGTAATCTCCCTGTTGAATGTCATGGCCTTGTTTTGCTCTGTGGTCTAAAGAGCTGTAGGCACCTAGTTTCAGCCAACAGCTTTGCATACAGTTGTGAACAACTGTTCTGTGGGCCTCAGTGCTTCCTGCTGATTTTCTACAACTCTgtagcttcttcttcttctctagaTTCCAGTTTAACTTGACTGTCAGTTCAAGGATGGGGTGAGTTCTTTTTATTTGAAGGGCAACTTGAATCCTATACAGTGCTATTCGAATGTCAATTGGTGGGTGAGAGCGGCTCTCATGGTGCAGAAGTCAAAGCTGGGCTCACTTCTGCACTGCTCTCCGGTGGGAGGTCGCCCACTATGGCTGGactccctctgctctccacaTATTCTGCATGGCTCTGGCTCTCCTCCGCCTCCATGCTTTTCGCCACATTACTCTCCATTTTGCTCTCCATTTCCATCTGATCCAAACTGGCTTCATACTCCTCCATCTTCACCACCACCGCTTCTTCTTCAGCTTTTCTAGCAGCTAAAGTGTCTGCGGCGCTGGCCTGTGCGTACGCTCCTACGCTGGCGTGGCTCAGGCCGTGAACCTTCTTCAGGTGTTTCTCCAGGGTGGCGTAGACGGTGAAGGGCACCGTGCACAGCTGACACAAAAAGGAAGCCTTAGCTCCCTGTGCACCGTGGGTCTTCATATGGCGTGTTAACTTTGAACTCTGAGCGCAGGCGTAGTTGCAGAGGCCACAGCGGTAGGGCCGCTCACCTGTGTGGCTGCGGCGGTGCACAGTCAGGTTGCTGCTATTTCTGAACTGTTTACCACAGTACTCGCAGGCctcgtctttcttcttcttcccagcTGAACCAGCAGTAGCGTTGTTGCTGTTTCCTCCACTGCTGACGCCTCCTGCTACACTCCTCCGCTCGTTCTCCCTCTGCCACTCCTGCACAGCCTCGCTCACTTTGACTGAGCTccactctttctccctctcaatGATCTCTCCTCTCTCGTTCTCCCACTCTCCAACTCCTCGCACTCTCTCGCCCATCTCCGGACGTTTGGGTGTGCAGTTGCCACTAGCGATGCCGCTCTCGCCGCTGCCCCCTGTCTCTCCGCTCTCCAGTGAGCCTTCAGATGGGCTGGCGCAAGGTGAGGTGTGCTGGGGCTCCCCCTGTccttctgcctcctcctcccctccttctgCCCCCTCTCTCTGGCGCTGGTACAGCCTCAACAACTCCCTGTCTGGCGGTCTAACCTGTGATGTCAGCAGCATCAGGCCTGCAGCTATGGAGGGGTGTTTGGGGAGGGTCAGTTCCAGCTCGGAGGGACCCTGAACCCTCACGTCTGCACCAACCATTCCCTTTCCCATGTTTCCAACTGCCTGCATTTGAAacctccctctcatcctctgcctccctacatcctcctccatcacaaCCATCTCCACCGGCTCATAtccacttcctccacctccagccTCCCTGTGATGACTCCTTATGTGACGGGCCAGCTGGCCGCTCTGGGCGAAGGCCTGCCCGCAAACTCCACAGTGATAGGGCCTCTCGCAAGCATGAGTCCGGCGGTGGGCGGACAGGGCGCGCTGGGAGTGAAAGTTCTGgtcacacagctcacagtgGTAGTCAGCCTGGAGGGTGCCAGTCTGAGGAAAGGGAGAAGCTGCAGGCGGAGAGGAGGACGGAGACAGCACCAGGCCGCCGGCGGAGCTGCTGGTGGTGTTGTTATTCCCCTCGGCGAGCTCCCTGAGACGCACTGAGAAGTTCATAGCCTGCGTGTTACtggaggaggatgtggaggcagtgtgtgtctgaCGGGAGCGACTGAGGCGCAAGCCGGAGGGTTGAAAGGCCGAGGCAAGAGCCTGGCCCAGGTGGCGTGGGTCCAGAGTGGCTGCCACGGGTTTGTGCTCTTTAAGACCTCCTCCTCTCACGTCTGCATCATCCTCCACGTCCTCTTGGTAGATgctgaaggagtgtgtgtgctgagcGTGCTGTAAGAGCACCCATGCAGATGCAAACACGCCTTCACACTGCTGGCAGGTGAAATAGGATGGCTCCTCTGGCACTggaagacaaagacagagtgaaGTTAGCGATTTTGATCAATAGATGTTTGTAAAGAATATAGTAGacggtataaaaatgtcatgctcTCTAAGTCAAGCCAGTAAAATAATGGCGATTAAACCAACAGTAACTGATCTTTTGGCCACTCATGGGCAGGAGAAAAGGCCTGAACACAAAATATGCACTTCCTTTTTCAACATTCAGCAGATGGAAAGTGACACTAATATTTATTcgatgttgtgtttgtgtcccccAAATGATCAGATGATGGTCCAATATCCACCCTCCCTTTAGATCAgattttggtctccaccagctgctaAAGGCTCCACTATGTTCAGCCTCCAGGCACATCCGAAAACAATGCAAAGAGAGGTGAGAGTAAAGTTGcaggttgaaaatgaaaacaatgagtttaaagctccacagagctgaggggaagtGAAGAATCAAAGGATAACTAACGGCGGTTTCATCACGAGTCACCTTTTTCACATACAAGGAGTCATGTGATCCCTTGTTAGTGgaaaaaatactgattattgCAGCTTTTAAGTGATAAAAGACGAACAGGAACACGAGCATCGGCAGCATAGAAAGCCAAATCTTAAAAGGAGAGTAGCACAGACGGAGTGATATGTATGTAGGATGAAGAAAAGGGCCAGGTGAGGCACAAGACTCAGTACGGAAAGAAGAAAACGGGTGAAAAGTGAAAGGAAAGCCGATGTTATGATGGCTGGACCTAAAGCAGAACAGAAGCAGAAAGGCCGACAGAGAGGCAAGCCATGTCGCAAAGTACATCTGgagatatttttatatgtggATAGCTTTGTCTCCTTACCGAGCCACTCTCCAATTAAGCTGCAAATTGCTAATTAGCAGAACGTAGAAAACGAACGCTTTATGCAAATCAGGCACTGACTCAGCCTGCTTGACAAATGAGGCCGTTCTGCATAAATCAAAATTGGAGAGAAGATCCCCAAATTGAGGGGGAAAAcagttctattttttttttttttcttttttggagaGGTTCAAAGCCGACTCTGGTATAAGCCTCTTTCATGTTTCCTCAAGTCAAATCCTTCTGTATTTTactggaggggggaggagagtcAAGATGAAAAAGACAGCaactgtttctttctctttttcccctctcccGCCCTCCCTCTGTCTGGAGCTGTGGTGTTCATGTCCTTTAACCTAGCCTGAGGAGAAGCCCAGGAGAAGTTGAGA
The Seriola aureovittata isolate HTS-2021-v1 ecotype China chromosome 4, ASM2101889v1, whole genome shotgun sequence genome window above contains:
- the znf296 gene encoding zinc finger protein 296, producing the protein MSRRKLGSRPQHLSAIQDVNEMADGTGSSDDPLPPPPPPQLRAPDEGRDLLTCGQCSQAFPLAHILAFIQHKQGGCRYRSHAPNASTTPPSPANRAQQRVANAELGPGFIELRRGAARDRVWGEEPNVNLKAESSKAVPEEPSYFTCQQCEGVFASAWVLLQHAQHTHSFSIYQEDVEDDADVRGGGLKEHKPVAATLDPRHLGQALASAFQPSGLRLSRSRQTHTASTSSSSNTQAMNFSVRLRELAEGNNNTTSSSAGGLVLSPSSSPPAASPFPQTGTLQADYHCELCDQNFHSQRALSAHRRTHACERPYHCGVCGQAFAQSGQLARHIRSHHREAGGGGSGYEPVEMVVMEEDVGRQRMRGRFQMQAVGNMGKGMVGADVRVQGPSELELTLPKHPSIAAGLMLLTSQVRPPDRELLRLYQRQREGAEGGEEEAEGQGEPQHTSPCASPSEGSLESGETGGSGESGIASGNCTPKRPEMGERVRGVGEWENERGEIIEREKEWSSVKVSEAVQEWQRENERRSVAGGVSSGGNSNNATAGSAGKKKKDEACEYCGKQFRNSSNLTVHRRSHTGERPYRCGLCNYACAQSSKLTRHMKTHGAQGAKASFLCQLCTVPFTVYATLEKHLKKVHGLSHASVGAYAQASAADTLAARKAEEEAVVVKMEEYEASLDQMEMESKMESNVAKSMEAEESQSHAEYVESRGSPAIVGDLPPESSAEVSPALTSAP